The DNA segment atttACAAATGTACATAGCAACAAATACTTCGCTTACATAGGACCCCCattatgttgatgttttcaactttttcgaTCAAAAGGCATTAACAATAATAGTCTTAAAATAATCTAATAAAAGTCTATTCAGGAAATCTTTGCAATGATTGCACAGGTGCCATCAGTTAATGTTTATGAAGGGTTAATGCTTAGCATGGACATTGGGACTGGGCCTTGAAGTAATGGTCTTGAAAGggatttttaaatgaacacaccaACAGTGGGAGAGAGAAGACTGGGGACATATTCTGTGGCAACACATATTTGAGTCTGGTGGATTCATTTATAGAGGCAGCCATGTATGTAATCAGGAATGTCTAAAATGAATTGGAaaagaaattaagtgtttgGTCTGCATTTCGTGATTGACCAAAGACATGGTACAGTTAGCTGTACCAGTTATGTCTGGGAAACGTCAATTCATTGTTCAGTGTTTGCCGCACCACTATCAGTTTTAAACTGTTCTCATATTTGAATGTGTAAAGCTGTTGCCTGGAATCTGCTGAGGTGAGATAAACTCTAGATAGAGACGTTAGTGTGATGTGGTAGTTTTTTGAGGCTACCCTTGTATAATTAAAAGGTTTCAGTAGGTTGGATTTTCTTTCAAAGGTCAACATGCCAGAAGCAGCATTTCAACAGACTCATTTTCCAATACAGTGTCACctataaaaaggcaaaaaaatatacattttgatgTGAAAGTGCTGAGTAAGAAGGATAGGGGGACTTTATTAAACACATAAACAGTGGTTATGAGGGATTGTTTTCCATAATTAGGGGTGGATATCATTCAAACACTTCCGATACCGGTAAAataccaatactgtgacttccatactggtttcttaacaatacttgaaaaaaaagatttacaacATTACAGCATTATTTTACAGCTCCTACCTCGTCAAGTTTTTCCTATGTGTCTCTAAAATGTGTAACGTTGGACAGCCAAGCATTAGTAGATCTTGGTAGAAAcactgcatgcttattggctcactgacgctgatgagactTACTCCCCAGGAACTGAAATTTGGAaattgaatgacaaggcattttttgaCACTCAATACTATGGAGGCAATTCGGTCAGAGCCTTAAAAAAGAATTGACCTCGGTACTCAGCCCTAACCGTAATGATCATCTGCAAAACCCTGACCATTCACAAACCATCATGTGCACCTGAAACGTACACACCATTGTTTTTAGTGTCTGCATGGTGAACTTAAAGACTGCCTTTTAATTTTACACTTTCATTTGTTATGAGGATataaagacacatttaaaaCCCCAATACAGCAAttcctttgtcttttttgatatttttgatacAATTAAACTTGGCCCTTGTCAATAAGTCACCCCAAAGTATCTTTGCTCATTTAAGGTCAATACACCGGAATAGTAAACTCCAATTGTAATTTTAAACAATAACTTCAGAGTCTCAAAATGTAAGTAAAACCCCCGCAAAGTCGCATGTCACATAACATTACAACGCTTATCTAAGGTGGGGTCAACATGTTTCAGTGGAGGGCGCAGGAGGGCGGTCACAGGCAGAAAGCATAAAGTTACATTAATCGGTTGGTTAATTTGGTCAGTGAATGCTTCAAATGAATAAgcgttacatttttttgtatatttctttaaaattgcctgtgcattattttttgttaaatttgccAATAAGGAATGCTTAGGACTTAGCAGGAACCACATTTTCTTTGTTGGTTGGTgccttatttttacagtctttgTTTGGTGCCGAACTCGGTTAACGTTAGTGTCCCTTAATTTGACAGTACACCTATTAGACTGTAAAACGAGCGATTAATGTACCCGGTTATCGTGATCCTATAGAGCATTTTAAGACATTAACTGTTAAATTACTTACCACAAGCTAATTTGTGCTTCGTTGCTAAGCTAATGTAGCTTACAAGGCTAAGCTTGGTATGTAGCAATTCAGAGTTCATTGAGGGCAacataaattatttatattactAACGGTGACTTTTAATGTGGATTATTTTAGCTGTTTAGAAGCTCTATCGTAACTAGCTAAACGTCTACGGTTAACCCGACACAATAGGCGAATTATCTTACTCGTTTCCACCCTTTTCAGCTTTAGTGTCAgtggctagctagctactatTAGCTTGTAGCAAACAGGCTCAACGTCAGCCAGTGTTGTttgagttagctagctagctgacgCTAGCTAGACAAACAGTATTGCATAATGTTAATTTCGCTGAGTAGCGACGGGAAATCTAAAAATGCATCAGAGTAGCTACATCATTCAGTTATACGTAACATAGCATGATAACATAATATAAGATCATTCAttctagctaacgttaatgttagctgGGTTAGTTGAGTTGCGGGCCAGTGCCGACTGGCATACTTCTATAGTACCGACAGTCAAGGCGGTAAGGCCCAAATTCCAACTTGGCCGAATGAAGCTATGATCGCGACTTTTCCCGTTAAAATCCCTATTAGTCAAATGTTGTTTCGATGTGACAGTTTGTGCCCTCAACACTGAAGCCGAATCCAGAGGCAACCCCATCAAGTGTGCCGCATAAGACATTAGTTGAGAGACTACATCGATGAGctttgacatgcagcaaaaacaacaaaagacaaagatactCACTAGGGATCATTTGTAAACCTGGGTGTTCTTGGAGGCTGGTATCCGTAGAGGTGGCAATAAAGCACGTCAAAACAGAAGCAGCACATCTCCGCTGAGACGACCATTTTTCTGCTTCCACCTCCCGAACCAGGTCCCGAGCTGAGATTTGGGGAGAGGCCGGATGAAGTGTAACCGGCCTGGGCTGGGGACAGAGCGTTTGAGCCGCCGCTGCtgctaccactactactactgctgctgctgctaacgCTACCCCCGGGTCCCCCCAGGCCGTTGGCTCTGATCACGTTCGCCGCTGCTGCAACGGTCGCGGAGGAGCCAATCCCCAACTCCGAGCCACAATGTCCGGTTCCTGCCACCCCGTTTCCTATCCCCACCCCACCGGGACCCCCCGACCCGGGCGATCCCGACAGCTTCTGCTTCTTCACCCCGCAGCACCCGGCCGCCATCTTGGAACAATCTGCACCGACACACCGCTTCCGACCCATAACCGTCACCGCGGGAAGGGTGGGGGTGAACGCCGACCAGACGTAGAAATCCCACTGCGTTGATACGTATGACGGACAATACTCCACTtttactcttttatttttttctcggACGACGAAATAACCTATGTGAGAAGACTGCAATGTCACCCTAGCGTTGCCTTTAAAAATGCGTGACTTCGCTAAGCAAAATCCATAGCTGGAAAAGCGTTTTTTCCTTGAGTAGTCAGCCAGTCCAGCTTTGGACAACGGTGTTCCAGTGGATCACCGATAAAGCCAAGTCCCAGCCAAATATTTACCCCTTTTCCCTAACACGAAACCATCCGAGGCGATCTCAGTCAGTTCCCCTAAATGTTCAGGGAGTGTCTAAACAGTCCAAACAGGCCGCAGATGACAGTAGCCAGGCGGTCCAGATGTGAAGCCGACAGCCAGTGCGCTGTAGCCCAGCAGCACACCTCTCCAAGTGGAAGCCGGAGTACGCAGGACCCATAAGCTTTAACACAAATTGCGCAAAATGTGTTGGGCAGCGTAGCTTCTCATTGCACCAGCTTGTTTGCCACTGCCTCACGAACTTCTAATTACACGACAGGCCCAGTAGCCTATGTTGGAATCCCAGACACTGGTATAACGCACAGTAAAATGACATCTGACAATGCGGGTTTGGCATGGCACTATACAAACGCATCAACGCCAAGCAAGTCATTTCAGTACCGTTAGCCCACAGTTTGCACCTGCATGATGCCTGTTCTTGGACCTGGTTGAAAAATTCTAAATAACAGCTCCGCGTCAAACGTAGAACTGAAAGTTTTCAGTAGCCTAGGTTTGTTTGGAGGTTGGCATCCGTTTATGGGGATACATATAGAGCATTCTAGTCCGTGAGCCGTGAGAAATCCTCAGGGTTTGGCAACCCTCGCTACGCACCCGTCTCTCAGCTGCTACCATTCAGTGCTGTTCGGGTAAAAGCCCTGATCAGTCTGTGGCACAAGCAGCAGTGTCGTCGGAAGCGGATTCAGGAAATGGGTTGCGCACAGTGGCTACACATTCTGCGTAGCTTCTGGGGTATCAAATGTGTTATTGCCGTGGAAGCATGCGTGATCCCGGCGTACATACGCATGTATGCgtcccatagactgtatattaacaatataataaacataataatgtACTGTCTAtgatgcgtgcgtgtgtgcatggaAAACTATCGTCAGCCTATCAACTGAATTGAATgcaattaagttgcatattaataACGCATGGGCTGCCTAAAGGCTTTACCTTTTTAGTCCATTGAATACCATTAAAATATTTGCTGGCATGATTTTAtcaattatgttttaatgttatataGCCTATAGCATACATGTGTAACAGTGAATCCTCATTAACTGTATCAGTGGCTgtcttagtgactaccttacccataggccagtaagcctatcatcagtttttttctcctcacaaataggctgatttatatttgttaATAATATGTTAGATTCATGTAAAGACATGTTTGAAGACACTTTTAAACAATTAACAATTTAGAGGCTCCCCCTGCAGTAACTCCGAGGACCCCCTATAGAGGGCCCCGGGCCTCCTGTTAAAGATCTCTGCAATATAGAGGGAGAGTGatcttgattgattgattgaggtAATTGATTTGCAAGTATTCCACTGAGGTGGATGtgtcctttgtgtgtgtctctatgggTTATAATTGCTTACATGGAATCTTATAACATAGGCCTGTGTCCAGAAGAAGAAATGTTATTATTCATTACATACAATTGTAAAGTACAATGTAGTCAAATGCAATCTCTGTATGTAACCCATGAGCATtaggagcagtgggcagccacaTAAAGCGTATggggagcaacttggggttcagtgtcttgctaaACATGAGATCAAACCACATGCACCCCGGGGTAGAAGTTCTAGGCTTCATGACACATATTATCATTGCGGATCTGGCACCCTGAAACagcataaatgaaaataaattgtcCAACTCCATCACCGTTCTGCAGCAGAAATAAATGTATCATAATTAGAGGAGTTACTAAACAGGGTCAGGTTATGATGCAGGGTCAGCTGATGCTGGACCGTGCCTTGACTTGTGGGAAAACATCTTGACATtgaaattataaaattattttgaGGGGGCCTTCCTCGTTTGTCTTcaaaatatgtatgtgtaatcagtaaaatacctttatttaatTAAGTTTGAAGCAGTGTAAAGCTGACAACTGAAACAGTGTCGCCCTGTTGATTTAAGGCAAAAATGACTTTGACAGTTGTTTTTCAATGGAATTAGTGATCAGGAGAGATCCATTTGATCATAACAGAGCACCTGGCAgcacccaggaggtgaactggcatctctccagctaccaatccacactctgtggtccgtactgggacttgaaccagcaacccgcCAATTTTCAACCCAACTCCcgacagactgagctactgccacccccaaacaAATTTGATCAGAATCAGTATAAATGTCTCCAGGTGCTCCGTGTCACTCAGCATTTAAAGCCTCACTGACCGTAGAGAACAGGGTGAGTATGATCATGTTCACATTACCATCCTCAGTGCTATTTGGTGTATGGGTGGTGCTGATACCAGGACCATTGGCAATTAAACTGACGTAAGCGTCTGCAATACTGCAGTGCCGAAATAGTACTTGTGATTACGTCAAATTTAGGGTCATTCAGtgtcaatttttctttttctttacccCGATTTGCTGTCAAGTCCAGACACATTTGAGTTTATCATGTGGGCCGGAGCAGTAAGCACCCACAGGCACCCCTCCCTTAAAGTGTCTCATGACTGACTCAGCATAAGGCTTCAGgcctgttttaaaatgtatagcTATTGTTGGCTCTGGTGGATATTGAATGAGCATTTGCCTGGTAACAGGCCCCTTTGGGCAGAGGCTAAATaactttaattaataaaaaaatttgaagGATCCGGGTGCAATCATTTTCCTGCTTAAATGACTTCCCCCTCCCATGTCCTTTGTAATAAGTGAATCGAGGTAACATGCACGTCTTGCAGAAACTGATGTGATAGTTGATTGCCTGATGTGGATTAacttcttttaacttttttttctttgtcattaaaTGTGTACTGGAAGTGAGGCAGTTgttcttttaaacaaatgagaGCATAGCCCTTCAAAATCATTGCACTTGGTCTTTCCTATTTACATTCTCATAAATGTTGCGAttattcaaactttaaaaaaatacatattcatGTTTTATGATAACAGAAACTGCCAAGGCTTGCATTGgaatacagaaaaataaaaacgtccTCAGTTGTGTAGTGATACTGTATGatgcaatacaatacaatagcTTCTCTGTCACAGTTAGCACTGTTAAGTCCTTAATTAGCTCTGATGTAGAAATTGGAGCAGTGGGGAGCTTCATTCTTATAGCCTAGTAATAAAAGAAACATCTTTTCAGTGATAAAGTTCTACAACAAAATTCCCAAATTTACTCAAATACTCAGCCaacttaattattatttaagcTACTTAGATTGCAATTCAATGTATCATATAAATATGTTCCCAGTGGAAAACCCTATCAAAGAACATGTAGCTTAGTAGGGCATGAAGCTGACATGGCTGTATCCTCTTCAAACCCTCATTCATGCAACCATTGGATTTTAGACACGGATGATTGCAATGCAGTCCACCCAGTGCAGATTATCTTTAGAGACTACAACAGGAAAGAGAAGAGCAGGCCAAATTTCCTCCCATTCCAGCTACAGTATTAGAGTGGGCACTGCTGCTCAATGTCAAGGTGCCTTTATAAGCCAAATAGGCTGAGCTGAGAGCATTATTGTTGGCA comes from the Etheostoma spectabile isolate EspeVRDwgs_2016 chromosome 13, UIUC_Espe_1.0, whole genome shotgun sequence genome and includes:
- the ammecr1 gene encoding nuclear protein AMMECR1 isoform X2, which translates into the protein MGRKRCVGADCSKMAAGCCGVKKQKLSGSPGSGGPGGVGIGNGVAGTGHCGSELGIGSSATVAAAANVIRANGLGGPGGSVSSSSSSSSGSSSGGSNALSPAQAGYTSSGLSPNLSSGPGSGGGSRKMVVSAEMCCFCFDVLYCHLYGYQPPRTPRFTNDPYALKDSRFPPMTRDELPRLFCSVSLLTNFEDVGDYLDWEVGVHGIRIEFFNEKGSKRTATYLPEVAKEQGWDHIQTIDSLLRKGGYKAPITNDFRKTIKLTRYRSEKLTMGYAEYIAHRQHHHYQNGIGHPLPPYNHYS